The genome window tacTCAACTTATTTATGATCTAATTTGAAACTCATCCAATCTAGCCAACCCAACCAATTGCCACCTCTGATAGACAAACATGAGTCTCcaaattaaaactttattagAACTAGTCGCTAATCTGTGTGATGCATGAGGAAGCTATCGAATGTAATATTCAAAAGATAATATCATGCACTTGAAAAGTtgtcaaattaaaaaatgttaaggaTACAATCTTTTTCACACTTTGCAAAGGTAAAAAGTTGTGATCAGAGAAATATCAAATTCATGTAAAGCTACCACTAACATTGCTTCTCTTATGCACCAATCACAAGTTCAGAAGTTTTATATCTTGAAACTTATTGATTGATTTATGTCTACTGCAGCAACTATGctcaaaaggaaaacaaataaacGACAATTCATCCTCATGTtctccaaaacaaaaatcacatataGAACTTGTCGCATAGCATAACACGCAAGCTGTAGTATCATAATAGGTCCAAAGTGATCTTTTGCCACATAGCATTTAGTCCACACTAGCACTTTCCATGACCCGAATGCCTTAAATGACCCCCCTCACATTCTTCTCATATTCCTCCTCTCATTCTCACTCTCCCTTTCTCTTAGGACACATTTATTATAGTTCACAATAATGAAATTGATTCTATCATTAGTGATGGCTTCCATTGCTTCAATGTTTGCACTGCCCATGATCTTTATCTCCTAGCAATCATCATTAGCCTTAGCATTCTTCAAAGTTCTCTAAATAGTTATCATTCAATATTGTTTTTCAAGCCCAATTAGAAATTGTGCAGAGATTTATCATTCAAGGTTATCTCAACAACTATAGCTTATCACATTCCTTTTGATATATATTGAAGTTATAAATTAATCTAGTTCATCCCCCACCCCTACCATATAAATGAAGCAGCCTAAACTTTATCAATATACTAGCTACCTATTTAGTCTCAACGCCTCTGCATACCCAAAACCTACTACTTTCCCTCACCATACCTAATTCTATCCCCATTTAATATCTATAAACATGTGTGATTTCCCTTAACCTGAGACCTGCAATTTTTAGATTGCAAATGTAGCAACCTCAACCTATAACTCCAATTAAACCTTATCCTTGTTTATTACCCTAACACACAGCATTAAATCCATCTATTTTCTTCTCCACATCCAAACCTATATTGGTTATTGACCCAAAACACCTGCTGCAAAATTTgtctaaaaattctaaaacttaagAGTAAAATCACTATAACAACATATAAAATTAAGTAAAGAACCATTCCTGAGAGACGCATTTGGCTTACCCTTTTTTGAATAATGAAGACATTAGAGGATTGGACAAAGTCTACAAATTAGGCGTAGATATATTTACTGTGCAACACCTTTGAATTGTAAaggaaaattataatattaaactTAAATTTGGCTTACATGACAGTTAACTAGCAACATCCTAAATTTAACTAATAAGTCAAATAACCACTAGACATCATTGAAACAATATCAATTCTAAACCAATCTACCAATCAATTAAATAGCCatacaaatttaattaaggaaaaatcCATATACAAAACACAACCACAACAGAATCATAACCATAAGCAATAATTTAAGAATACCAAAACAAATACTAACCGTATAAGTTGTTCAAAAACCAACAACCACATTTAAATTGtgagcaaaaaaataaacaatgaaTCAAAGTGCACCTACAAAGCATTAAGAAACCTCTCAAATTCCATAGTGGAGGAatttatgaaaatcaaataGTGGAAGAAAGATTCGtcaaaaataaatcaagaacCTACAACAATGGTTGAAGCAAAGGAAACCTAGAgggaaaaattggaaaataacGCCAATTCtcaaacaatttcgttagttagtaatgtttccaaactatttaggaaactaacatctcgagtgtAAGGAAATCGATTTTGCTCTTAGAACTCGACCCTAACTGACTCAATTTCTTTGAGAACTTGAGCCTAAGAAAGACGGTTTCTGCGTTCTGCAAATCCTTCTTTGTCCTTTATTTTTCTGCGATCTGcgagttcttcttcttccttcatttttctttcttgaaggACCAAATCAAAGATTCAGAAAAATGCATAAAACCCAATGTCCGAGTTCAGAGAGTAGAGGTTGTTGTCTGGGTTCAATACAAATCATGGGTTGCTTCGCCTGGAGCTTCGCTGCTGCTGCCTCCTCAAACCTTTGCCGTCGCTCCTGGTTTTATTTGGGTTCATGGAACTTCTTTGTGGTTTTTCAATTTGGGTTTTCTGATTTGTTGTTCGTGATTTGGTTTTTCTAATCATGTATTTCTGATTTGTtgtttgtgatttggtttttctaatttgttcttcatggttttttggtttgaaacctctttatggaactcgagtctttaaaacttgAGTTCTAGTGATTGAAATCGAGTCCCTAGAACTCAATTTACTACACCAAAATCAAGTCCAATGAGCTCaagatgttagtttcctaaataatTTGGAAACGGtgctaactaatgaaattgtttgatTCTGTATGGGTTGAATCCCCAGTCTTCTCCTCCTCCATGCAAAGAACTCCTATGTATGGTAGCAACTTTTATCATTGTCAGAAAGCACTCAAGTGGATAGAAATGTAAATCCCTACACTATATTTAATAAACCCCACACAAACAACATCTCCTTACTTGttcaacacttaaaaaaaattaaaaaaggacGAAGATTGCATCTTTATCTATTGGTACCATTCACTCCTCTGTATGGTAGCAACTTTTATCATTGCCCTTAGCTTTTATCAAGTTCAGCTTTTATCATTTTGAACAACTTCTACCAGAAGACATTATGATGCTTTGTCAAGCCCATGCATTCTACTATGTTGTCGGCAAAATAATTGCTTGTTAAATATGTTGAATTGTAGTTTGAGTTTCGGGTGCTATAAATAGAAGACCAGTGTATGAAGGAGGGATATAGAGCCTTAGAGTTTCAGAACTCCTTTCCTTCCTCCTTATGTAAAATTCTCATGTCATATGTAACAATCTTTTTCAATCTAATAATATTAGTGAGTTTGTTGTATATAGTATCTTGTTCTATTCCACACCTTCCAGTAATATTGTATGTATTGTTAGCTCTCTACATTCTCAACCAACTTCCATAATAATCTTCTTACACCCCCTTTGAATCTCTGTGTATTTCTCTATATTTTGTGTGGAAAACAACTCTTTCAGTTGAAAACTATTATGGCTACTACATCTTCTGCAGTGAGTGATACCTCTAAATTCCCTTTTGATCCTTCCCTTCGTAAATCTACAGGAAATAGACTAGAATATTTATATGAAATCTCCCATGTCCCAGAAGAAAGTAAAATCCCTATTACTGATTTCCCTATTGTAAATCCCTACACTATATTTAATAAACCCCAATCCTCTTtcaaaaaaaccataaaaaaatatattggtcCTTCTCATCATtctattgtaaaataatatgttCAAGCCTCTAAGTTTGACTAGTTCAATATTCCAGCCAATGATGGTGAAAACTTCATTACTCTTTCCCTTCCCAGGGAATTTGTTAGCTCATGGCAAAAGCAAGGGTATACTCATCTCCACTTTAGTGCTGTAAAGTTGGCATTAAATTTCCATGGAAGAAAGAGACACCCTGCAGTCTTTAGAATGGCACTTCTTAACTCCAGATTTTTGGAGTATCAACATGCAATTATTGGTACTATCCAGGCAACTCTGAATGTTGGAACTATTTTTGTCACACTATTCCCAAATTTCAATATGCCTTTAAAAGATCTCCATCTTTGTGATGCTCTTAAAGTTCAAGTTCAGATTACTGGAGCTTCTCAAGTACAAGACATTTATGCAACTACACTCCATTATCAACTTGCTTATAGGCCCCAAAATCATGCTTTTGACGTAGAAGTCCCAGAAATTGCTCAAACTGATGATGCATTGCTTATTCAAGTTGATCCGGGATTAACTCTGATGTGTACATTTGTCCCTAGACAACTTACAAGGGACCAGATGACCTCCCTCTTCCTAGAATCATGGATCACGAAGTACGATTCACTTCATCAAGCAGTTCAGCCGATCCAGTCCAATAATCCTTTCTTtatcagaaaagaaaatggagaaATAGAGACAAGATTCCTGAAGGCTCCACCAAAAAAGAAGGATATAACGGTCTTTCTAACCCAAATGGCAATGTTGCAGCCCGTACCATATGTTGCTAAAAAAGGTCTTGTAATTAAAGCATTCTGTGAAGATGGAAAACCTTGTTATGAAGGAAAATCATCCTTTGGCCATATATGGTGGgatatttgtgattgtgatgAATGCAAAGAAGAATcaattgatgatgatgatcaaccgagaagaagaaacaaaaaatctcTCCAGAAAAGCTTGAAAGAAAGATATGAAGCTGGTGATCCTGAAGTAGATCTCTTGGGAGAACCTTCTGGAAAATTTAACTATTATGTCTTTtatcccaaaaccaaaaaacaaaaaccccagTCTTATCCTCCTCCATGCAAAGAACCCAAGCCTAAACAAGATCCTAACCATGAGCCCAAACCTCcattaattttgtgttcttagatctggatttgtgttcttgttcaagacacacttagatctcaattaatgtaattttttgtttttatttctgtttttaatttttttttttttttttataatttagatgctgatgtggaaagCCACGTGGTTTATGTGGCATTATTTTAATGTTCTTAACTTAAGCCGTTTGCTAGCTGTGCAAGTTCCCTTTCTAATGTAACGGGAAGGACGAAAATGAtaagcgtttttcaggataggaaataaaaacggtcaaaaaaaaagttagggaccaaagtgggaatcaCGTGAAAATGTAGGAATGAAAATGGGTTTTATGCCTTTAATTAACCGAGGTGTAGATgtaagatttcaaaatatgtggTGGGTGGAGTATCAACGTGTAATGGTAGGATATGCGGTGGGAAAGAAATATTAAGAGGGCAATGATATTGCTAATCACCAAtgactttttgttatttgaaaaatgaaagaataactaaaatactttttgtagtgggcttgaatTTGACTgtctaatctatatattactaaaagctgaagcgtagcgtttaatgctACTGCTCTCACATTGCACCACATCAGCTGCCACGtcattcctttttttcttttctattttaaaatataatttgtcctacaattttaaaatgatttttacaattttcagccctataaatgcagcccactacttatttatttacttccactatcactatataataaattcagcccactacttatttatttacttccactatcaccctataataaatctatatGATTAATCCAGCTCACCTCTTATTAAATTAGTTTcactatcaagcccaacccaaagtCTTTTCAGTTCAGGTTTAGGattttgtgtgagccttttcagcttaaaaaatttaaaaaaaaaaaaaaaaaaaaaaaaaaaaaaaaaaaacaacgttgaagcctttcaagctttaggatttttttttttttttcaactttcttataattgtttttaacatttattttttaatatttacacttctccaacctttctctctcccttaccatttcatctctccactacttcttcaatctttctccctccctttccttttcatctcctcactaccctctacattaatatcattcttcctttttcccttcatcttcctttatttttgtctcttcttattcatatcctcttactataaatttttcactatctcttctattctatgcatagttttccctcacagaaaaaaaaggttccctctctctctctctctctctctctctctctaaattttgtggtgatttttttatttttcttgcatctctactttaagttgataagtttttatattctttaaaactctatttttggTTAATGagatttagtttagttttttaaattgtgatttagtttagttttttaaattgttgttgttattttttatattttttattctctttgattgttaaatgttatcttattgcgttctaaagaattaaatatagcatataaaaatataatattattctattacatagcatgatttggataatttggtatttattctgttacatagcatgattttttatagtggtcaatttagatgttaaactatgagactttactaatttttgtttattttctaatcattTGTGGTGGataaagtactcttaatagttgtattaaaagtactctataatgccatttatttaaagaaaagcaaatgttagccaaacgaaaataatcggataggtgacaaattttaacttttgcaaatttatttttattattattattattttacaacaatgcatgtatagaaatttaattcttagattttgctaataattgtttatttgataatatgttttgggtggccgaaattataatttctacaaagaaaataaccttaatagattgtcaaaaacaaaattttatcctaatattggttcaattaatcattgttaagttttttttttttttttttttagtttacatttttttggtgttttggattgttcctatattacatttatgattgttcctataataaatgaaaatataattatgaaatacattactcattattagattagtttaaattgtaaaaaaaaatttaataaaaccaccataaaaataattatcacgcgcaacgcgCGGGTTTGCGGctagtataaaaaattaaagttaaggtttaatgttttactattatttaatttaattttttagttaaaatgattagttataaaattatttatttatttatattttataattattaattaattatttatgatattatCAGTTTGACTATCGGTTCGACCATAAAACCGAGAACCACTCTCTATTCTGGTTCTTTGATCGTACCGGCATTTAAAACCATGGAATTAATCAAAAATAGATGTATATCAAATTAAATCAATCTATAACATTATACGGTTAACAAAAATACACAATTAAGTAAGACAATAAGCAAGaaacttgtatatatatatatatatatatatttgatgatcAAAATGAGAAACATGtatcatttaaaatatatatatatatatttatatatatcagaAACATGTTATGACATGTTACCTTTCCTAGTCCATTATTACTTGACTAACAACTGAAAGTTCCTTTAGTTAAAGCCCCTTTTTCAGTTTGGCTCAAGCATTTGGTAGAACACTTTGAGGATGATGGGGTTGGCCTCTCAAAATTTCAACACCCCAAGAAAAATGATTTAGAAAGTAAATTCAACATAACAATCATCCACATCACAACAAACAGtaacaaaatgtgtaaaaaaaaaaaaaaaacatcaagcaaaagaatagaGCACAAAAGAAACTAGGATTTAGAGATACATCAATTGAATCATGCAGCTTCTGTTAGTATTTCTATACTGTGAGGAGAGGAAGCCAGTAAGGAAGGAAGATAGAGGCTGGTGTGAACTAAATGTGAAACGTAGAATCGAAGgtggggaaggggaaggaaCTAAATTTGAAATGGTGAAACAAAATGTGGGGAGACAGGAATTTGAAACCgtgcaacaaaagaaaaggaaaaacagaaAGTTGAAACCGTGAAAACAAAGGGTTTCACAAAGGGTTTCGGTTGAAAAGGTTTTGAATTTGGGCTTTTATGGTGGAATTAAAGTTATAAGAAGTGAGATTTATGGTGGAGATAGAGCTGagaattattttatatttattagtattttaaaattgataaaaacaattttaaaattgtaggacaaattcaaaaaagaagatGGAAATGACATGGCTGCTAACGTGGCTCAACGTGAgtgtagcaacattaaatgctacgctttagcttttagtattatatataaatataaattttggtaTCCTTCAATATCTCAACTAATAGTGCCATGAAATTAcctaattttagattttatttataagaGCATTTATATATCCTTCGGAAGGTGTAATACATTTCTAAAAGGCTAATGGTATTTAAAATACTGCCACTACTAATGAAACTAAATCATGTCAAAGTTGTGTTATCCCTATCACACAATATACATGTGAACTTTGAATGGTTTGAAACTGGATTAAAGTAATAGACTTGTTTTAATCATTTGTTGCTCTAATTTGGGAGAAAGTAACTCTTGTTAAATACATATCAAGTCAGTAGTCTTGTAACAAGCCATGAGTAAATACCATGTGATGGTAAAAAGATGTGACAAGAGATACTTTCTCCTACTTTAGAGGCATAGAATCTAATTAATTGGTTTTATGAGATCTCAAACAACTATGTCCAAACAAGACAAGGAGACATTAGCAATTGTTAATGACCCAAAAGTGGAACTTATAATAATTTTGTCACGTTCAGGTAAATCCCTAAAGCAACgatttttagaaataaattttagtcatgAAATATGAAACGGAGCCACTGTGTGTGGCATGTAACCACATGACATTGAAGTTTCAGGTAAGGTTCTGCTAAAAAAATGTCAGGTTTTGATGGACAGTTTTGGTCTGAGGAAGTTCATGCATTACTAAAGCCTGAGTTTTTCTGGCACCGACCTCCATAGGTAAAGCAACATGCATTTTGCAAGCAGTTAATCTTATATTGAACTGATCAAAAATCCGTTCTTTCAATACTGTACAAGTGCCTGTATTTTGCAAGCAGttatcaagaaaatatattgGATAATTAAGATTTACAGGAAAAATAATCTGGTGTATTCTGTTGTCTGTGTAAAAGTATAAAAGAACACCACAATTTGTTTGAACTCAGTACTACTTAAAATATAGCTCAAGGAGCTTCTTCAAAGTATCAAATACACTTGTAAATGGATTAAATTCAACAGAGCCCTTCAATTCTAGGTCAGGAAATTGGTTTGTTAGAGCCTGTTGCATTCTAGGCATGGACATCATTGCAGCTAACTGACCATTTGACATTACTTCACAGTCTTGTGGAGTATCCTTGATTTTACTTGGATCATACCCAAAGTTTTCCAAATAAGTTTTGTACTTCTCAATGAATTCAGGTCCAGGGTCAGGTGTCCTTGAGTAGATCTGAAAAATATTGATACCAAAGAATATACTTTAAATAAGGAGATTTTCAATATTGGATACCAACAACATTTATTAACATATTGGTCATAAATATTATGAGATCACACTCTAAAATCAATGAGTATACTTTATTGAAATTTGGATGatcaaaaagaaagacaaattACCTATGGACAGTTCTGAAACAAATTACTGATTACATCCATTAGAACACATCAAGTTGACATGTTTGCTACTCAATTCTATTCTAAAGTTATCATAGTCTAGTAATAGCAATGGCAATAGTTGAAATTGCTCAACATTCTCATCAGAGTTTTCCCTCTATAAATTTACATCAACTACTCTTATAACCTTCGTAACTAGAAAAAAGATTCGACTGACTATGAACGAAGTGACAACAATGCGATACTTGACAAATAAACATGACTAACAAGTTCTTGACATTGTCTTGTCCTAATATATAATTACCTGAATAAAGCCTCTGTCTTTTGCTCCTGAAACAAGAGCAAAGTTGTCATAATCAGTAGCAATCACATCATAAGGCTCCTTGGGGATAAATGGTAGTGTTGGAAAACGAAgataacatttctcttttatCATCTCCTGCTTTTCTAGTTCAGTTTCATTTTTCTCCAAATCATCCTCTGGAAGGCATTGAACATTTCCCCTGATGCCAGTAATATACCCATTGGGGCCCCCATGAACACAAAAGGTATCAACTTGGATAAAGGGTGACTCCATATCAAATGTATATACACCCTgtaatttgataaataaatatatttagcACCTGAACTTTGTAGGCATAAAGTATTGACTGAAAGACCAGTGTagtatttctattttatttttttattttttttagttttataaataggACAAAGAGAGATCCCTATATATTTTAGAGACCAAAATATAGATACACATTTTGGATTCCAATATAACTCTTTTATTGCATCATCCACAACATGAATCCCTGAGCTGCACTGGACGAACAAGTGGTTGCCACTTGAACTAGCTACAGCCCAACATTTCTTTTGTCAACCAGGAAGTTGGAGATTGTTTTACACGTCTTTTATGCTTTCatacaataataaatttagatatGAAGGGCCAATTTAAAATGCACTAAAGTGGGGAAGAAAATAGGCTTGCAAACCACTATCTCGATAGATAGATGTCTTCAATGCAAGTCACTATCATATATATCCTTAGCATACCTGAGTGCAGTGACAGTCTTCTTGACCTTGTCCAGCAAATCCACGTTTGAGTGAAGCAACCTCAAACCATCTTCCAGAATATCTAATGGGGTCGAAATCCTTGGCTGTCATACCTCTCATCATCATTAGCCTCCCACTTCTTTCATCAGACCCCTCAACAAGTGGGAGAGTTAATATACCATCTGGTGCACTAGCAAGCTGGCAGATATTGGGGTGATAAGATAGATCTGCCGCAATAACCTGCCCACGAAAAATAGGCTGATATAGAATCAGATCATGTTCATCATATGGAGATATCTGCCTAGTTTATTGCAATAATCTTGTATCTCTAGCTCTTGCAACTTCGCTAGCCCATCTAATTTGGTATGAGATTCCCTATCATTATAGAATCAACCCAACTAGAACATCTTCAAATTTTAAGGTTTATATGAAAACAGTACAGAAAAATACCAATAAAATCAGCACTTAAACCAAACTTGAAGCCAGGCTATCTCTTTTTAACAAGCTTCTGAGTATATTTGGAAGGGAAGGGAGAAAAACTATTGTTACCATAAGTAAATTTTGGCCTATAATCTTTGTAATATGGAGCCCATGACAGTAGTTTGGTCCCTCTCTCTATGCCTCTCTTCTGTGCATAGCAACTTATTACATACCAAGTAGTGAAGGAAATACAGGACTTAAGTTAGGAACTCTGCATCAAAATTCCAATCATTCAATGCTAGCTCATACAGTATCTTGTTTACTAACCTGGTTTGTCTGAGATAGAAATATTAGTGAAGCAGCAAGCCCAGATAGTACATGTTTGGTCACAAGCTTACTTGATAAAGTTGGCTCAGGAGAGAACTTGAACATTGTTTTTCCTCCCATTGCCCTGTTTGGGCAGCAAAATATTGTCGTTTctgtaaattttatggaaaagaAATAGAGTATATATATCCTAATTGTTCATGAATCAGAAAGTGGAGAGACAATACATGTAATTATGTACTTGGAACTACATAAAGATGGGGAAACATCATGGTTGGCCTGTTGGAGTTCTTCAGTGTCACATGGGAATTACAAGTAAAAGTATGGAGTACACccaaaatttatgtg of Quercus lobata isolate SW786 chromosome 8, ValleyOak3.0 Primary Assembly, whole genome shotgun sequence contains these proteins:
- the LOC115958413 gene encoding chloroplastic lipocalin-like isoform X1, with the translated sequence MVQVLLQSSPLLLQCCSSSSPIPRAMGGKTMFKFSPEPTLSSKLVTKHVLSGLAASLIFLSQTNQPIFRGQVIAADLSYHPNICQLASAPDGILTLPLVEGSDERSGRLMMMRGMTAKDFDPIRYSGRWFEVASLKRGFAGQGQEDCHCTQGVYTFDMESPFIQVDTFCVHGGPNGYITGIRGNVQCLPEDDLEKNETELEKQEMIKEKCYLRFPTLPFIPKEPYDVIATDYDNFALVSGAKDRGFIQIYSRTPDPGPEFIEKYKTYLENFGYDPSKIKDTPQDCEVMSNGQLAAMMSMPRMQQALTNQFPDLELKGSVEFNPFTSVFDTLKKLLELYFK
- the LOC115958413 gene encoding chloroplastic lipocalin-like isoform X2 — translated: MVQVLLQSSPLLLQCCSSSSPIPRAMGGKTMFKFSPEPTLSSKLVTKHVLSGLAASLIFLSQTNQVIAADLSYHPNICQLASAPDGILTLPLVEGSDERSGRLMMMRGMTAKDFDPIRYSGRWFEVASLKRGFAGQGQEDCHCTQGVYTFDMESPFIQVDTFCVHGGPNGYITGIRGNVQCLPEDDLEKNETELEKQEMIKEKCYLRFPTLPFIPKEPYDVIATDYDNFALVSGAKDRGFIQIYSRTPDPGPEFIEKYKTYLENFGYDPSKIKDTPQDCEVMSNGQLAAMMSMPRMQQALTNQFPDLELKGSVEFNPFTSVFDTLKKLLELYFK